From Syntrophobacterales bacterium, one genomic window encodes:
- a CDS encoding type II toxin-antitoxin system HicB family antitoxin, whose protein sequence is MPLKNDRYTYRVTWSEDDQEYVGLCTEFPSLSWLDKTPESSLKGIRLIVESVIKDMTHGGEEIPQPIACKKYSGKFMVRVPPEIHRNLAIQAAESGVSLNRIVGSKLSR, encoded by the coding sequence ATGCCGTTGAAAAATGATCGTTATACGTACCGCGTAACCTGGTCTGAAGATGACCAGGAATATGTGGGATTATGTACAGAATTCCCCAGCTTGAGCTGGCTGGATAAAACGCCGGAATCGTCCCTAAAGGGCATCCGCTTGATTGTCGAGAGCGTTATCAAGGACATGACACATGGTGGGGAAGAGATACCTCAACCGATTGCCTGCAAAAAATACAGTGGTAAGTTTATGGTACGCGTCCCTCCTGAAATTCACAGAAATCTTGCCATTCAGGCAGCGGAATCAGGGGTCAGCCTAAACCGGATTGTTGGTTCGAAGTTAAGTCGATAG
- a CDS encoding alcohol dehydrogenase catalytic domain-containing protein, with the protein MRNRKDIAMRAMGAAFFDGALTYRTDYPVPEPEPGWALIRVKLAGICKTDMEIMKGYLGFQGIPGHEFIGFVERCEDGDWLGKRVAGEINAACGHCDWCARDMGRHCPNRSTLGIRNLDGCMAQYCTLPAANLIELPDDLPDEKAVLLEPLSAACEIFEQMQVHPNDKVVVLGDGRLGILCAWALSTVAKDVIVLGRHPEKLALARWRGIETTRDEIAIPPGADVVVEATGSGEGIATAMRLCRPRGTIVLKTTVAVSGSVNLAPLVIHEQTLLGSRCGRFRDGLKMMMDFPDMPLERLITARYPLAQVVEAFERARKNDALKVILEMS; encoded by the coding sequence ATGAGAAACAGGAAGGATATCGCCATGCGTGCCATGGGGGCTGCCTTTTTTGACGGCGCATTGACCTATCGGACGGATTACCCCGTGCCCGAACCGGAACCCGGCTGGGCTTTGATCAGGGTAAAACTTGCCGGCATCTGTAAAACCGACATGGAAATCATGAAGGGTTACCTCGGTTTTCAGGGGATTCCGGGGCATGAGTTTATCGGCTTCGTGGAACGCTGCGAAGATGGCGACTGGCTCGGGAAGCGGGTCGCGGGCGAGATAAACGCCGCCTGCGGTCACTGCGACTGGTGTGCGCGGGATATGGGCAGGCACTGCCCGAACCGATCCACCCTGGGAATCCGGAATCTGGATGGCTGCATGGCCCAATACTGCACGCTGCCTGCGGCCAACCTCATCGAGTTGCCGGACGATCTTCCCGACGAAAAGGCCGTTTTGCTCGAGCCGCTTTCGGCGGCTTGCGAGATATTTGAACAGATGCAGGTTCATCCAAACGACAAGGTAGTCGTCCTGGGCGATGGCAGACTGGGCATCCTCTGCGCGTGGGCGCTCTCCACGGTTGCGAAGGATGTAATCGTTCTTGGCCGCCACCCGGAAAAACTGGCGCTGGCCCGCTGGCGGGGTATCGAAACGACGCGCGACGAAATAGCCATTCCGCCGGGAGCGGATGTTGTGGTGGAGGCGACCGGTTCCGGCGAGGGGATCGCGACGGCCATGCGGTTGTGTCGACCGCGGGGAACGATTGTTCTGAAAACGACAGTCGCCGTTTCCGGCAGCGTCAATCTCGCCCCGCTTGTCATCCATGAGCAGACTCTTCTGGGATCGCGTTGCGGCCGGTTTCGCGACGGCCTGAAAATGATGATGGATTTTCCGGATATGCCGCTGGAGCGGCTCATCACGGCGCGCTATCCGCTGGCGCAGGTGGTGGAGGCATTTGAACGCGCCCGAAAAAACGATGCCTTGAAGGTCATTCTCGAAATGAGCTAA
- the hutI gene encoding imidazolonepropionase, protein MSGNLIIKNAAELVTCAGFAAKKGREMSELGVIAAGAIVIEDGRITKVGPTEAIMAELRAVGKDLLRFATIDATGKAVLPGFVDSHTHFVFGGYRAEEFAWRLQGDSYMGILERGGGILGTVRTTRAASSEELIETGLKRLDSMLSFGVTTVEGKSGYGLNRETEIKQLEVMAELNRLHPVDVVPTFMGAHAVPPEYKGRPDDYLDFLLAEVLPEVSSRHLAEFCDVFCEKNVFSLEQSHRLLARAAMSGLRSKLHADEIVSLGGAQLAAEISAISADHLLHASDEGIRALAKAGVVATLLPATAFSLREPYARGRFMIDAGCAVALATDFNPGSCFSESIPLVAATAALYMNISPEEIVTALTINGAAALGRAGVTGSLDCGKQGDVLILENPSYRFIPYHIGVSAVEKVIKNGTVVFDKLS, encoded by the coding sequence ATGAGCGGAAATCTCATCATAAAAAATGCTGCCGAACTTGTCACCTGCGCCGGGTTTGCCGCAAAAAAGGGCCGGGAAATGTCCGAGCTCGGCGTTATCGCCGCCGGGGCAATCGTCATCGAAGACGGCCGGATAACAAAGGTCGGTCCTACGGAAGCCATTATGGCGGAGCTGAGGGCGGTGGGCAAAGACCTCTTGCGCTTCGCAACAATCGACGCGACGGGCAAGGCCGTGTTGCCGGGCTTCGTCGACTCCCACACCCATTTCGTCTTCGGCGGATACCGGGCCGAGGAATTTGCCTGGCGGCTCCAGGGCGACAGCTACATGGGAATCCTCGAGCGCGGCGGCGGCATTCTTGGCACCGTGAGGACAACCCGCGCCGCTTCTTCTGAAGAACTTATCGAAACGGGACTGAAGCGGCTCGACTCGATGCTCTCCTTCGGGGTGACAACGGTCGAGGGGAAAAGCGGCTACGGACTGAATCGCGAAACCGAGATCAAACAGTTGGAGGTCATGGCGGAGCTGAACCGATTGCACCCGGTTGACGTTGTCCCCACCTTTATGGGGGCGCATGCCGTCCCCCCCGAATACAAGGGCCGCCCGGATGACTACCTCGATTTTCTGCTGGCAGAGGTGCTGCCGGAGGTTTCTTCGCGCCATCTGGCCGAATTCTGCGATGTCTTTTGTGAAAAAAACGTCTTTTCTCTCGAACAGTCACACCGTCTGTTGGCAAGAGCTGCAATGTCCGGCCTGAGATCCAAGCTGCACGCCGATGAGATCGTTTCGCTGGGGGGGGCGCAACTGGCCGCTGAGATAAGCGCGATCTCCGCCGACCATCTACTGCACGCCTCCGACGAGGGGATCCGGGCGCTGGCAAAGGCAGGAGTGGTGGCGACCCTGCTTCCGGCCACCGCCTTCAGCCTGCGCGAGCCTTACGCCCGCGGTCGTTTCATGATCGATGCCGGCTGCGCGGTCGCCCTGGCGACCGATTTCAACCCGGGAAGCTGTTTTTCGGAATCTATCCCGCTGGTGGCGGCAACCGCGGCCCTGTACATGAATATCTCTCCGGAAGAGATCGTCACGGCGCTCACCATCAACGGCGCAGCCGCGCTGGGACGGGCCGGGGTCACAGGCAGCCTCGATTGCGGCAAGCAGGGGGACGTGCTCATCCTGGAAAACCCTTCCTACCGGTTTATCCCCTACCACATCGGTGTCAGCGCCGTGGAAAAGGTGATCAAAAACGGAACGGTCGTTTTCGACAAGCTGTCGTAG
- the ftcD gene encoding glutamate formimidoyltransferase, giving the protein MKKIVECVPNFSEGRDPEKIEKIVQPFREHEGVRLLDYKPDYDHNRTVVTVAGEPAALASAVMDAMEVALGLIDMRTHKGQHPRMGAVDVVPFIPVKNMTMPEAIELSKQVAEQVAKKFNLPVFLYEESASAENRRNLADIRRGQFEGMARKLQQPGWKPDFGPDALHPSAGVAAIGARMPLVAFNVNLGTSSLAIANDIARKIRHSSGGLRYCKAIGIELKERGLVQVSINLTDYTRTSLYRVFELIRIEAKRWGAPVIGSEIIGLTPMAALIDTAAYYLQLEDFNPGQVLESKIYE; this is encoded by the coding sequence ATGAAAAAAATCGTCGAATGCGTCCCCAACTTCAGCGAGGGGCGCGATCCGGAAAAGATCGAAAAAATCGTCCAGCCTTTCCGGGAGCACGAAGGCGTCCGGCTGCTCGACTACAAACCGGATTACGATCACAACCGCACCGTCGTCACCGTGGCAGGCGAACCTGCGGCGCTGGCTTCGGCCGTCATGGACGCGATGGAGGTCGCGCTCGGGCTCATCGACATGCGCACCCACAAGGGGCAGCATCCCCGTATGGGCGCCGTGGACGTCGTTCCGTTCATCCCGGTGAAAAACATGACCATGCCGGAGGCAATCGAGCTATCGAAACAGGTCGCCGAGCAGGTTGCGAAAAAATTCAACCTGCCTGTTTTTCTCTACGAAGAATCAGCCTCGGCGGAAAATCGCCGCAACCTTGCCGACATCCGCAGGGGTCAGTTCGAGGGGATGGCCCGGAAGCTCCAACAGCCCGGCTGGAAACCCGATTTCGGCCCGGACGCGCTTCACCCTTCGGCCGGCGTTGCCGCCATCGGCGCCCGGATGCCGCTCGTGGCCTTCAACGTCAATCTCGGCACCTCCTCGCTCGCTATTGCCAATGATATCGCCCGAAAAATCAGACATAGCAGCGGCGGGCTGCGCTACTGCAAGGCGATCGGGATTGAACTCAAAGAACGCGGCCTCGTCCAGGTGTCGATCAACCTGACCGATTACACCAGAACCTCCCTCTACCGGGTATTTGAGCTGATCCGCATCGAGGCCAAGCGCTGGGGGGCGCCGGTAATCGGCAGCGAGATCATCGGCCTGACGCCAATGGCCGCCCTGATCGACACGGCGGCTTACTATCTCCAGCTCGAAGACTTCAACCCCGGGCAGGTGCTGGAATCAAAAATCTATGAGTAA